The following are encoded together in the bacterium genome:
- a CDS encoding alpha/beta fold hydrolase yields the protein MRTVRAGGIDIAFEEHGSGPPLLLLHGYSLDHSLWDAQVGALKNKYRLFVPDLRGLGETKHLDAGAPISIEQLADDAAAFLEALDVSAAAVAGFSMGGFTLFQMAIRHPLKVRAAAFVNTSAGDSPDRTAARLSVMRFISDEGSDAFATAFIPQLFAPASLTAFSDEVEHTRRVIASQDPVRLVMLQDTIRRRDDVCARLHEITCPCAVIGGTEDALIPSARFQEIHDGLPDSTLDIIEGAGHMTPIEAADRVSFALDQLMQRAGMWM from the coding sequence ATGAGAACCGTCCGCGCCGGTGGAATCGACATCGCCTTCGAAGAACACGGAAGCGGCCCGCCGCTTCTGCTCCTTCACGGCTATTCGCTCGACCACTCCCTCTGGGACGCCCAGGTGGGGGCCCTGAAAAACAAATACCGGCTGTTCGTTCCCGACCTCCGCGGGCTGGGCGAGACGAAGCACCTGGACGCCGGCGCGCCCATCTCCATCGAGCAGCTCGCCGACGATGCCGCGGCCTTTCTCGAGGCGCTGGATGTTTCCGCGGCGGCCGTGGCCGGGTTTTCGATGGGCGGCTTCACTCTGTTCCAGATGGCGATCCGCCATCCGCTGAAAGTGCGCGCCGCCGCCTTTGTAAACACGAGCGCGGGCGACAGCCCCGACCGGACCGCCGCGCGCCTCAGCGTCATGCGGTTCATCTCGGATGAAGGGTCCGATGCGTTCGCGACCGCTTTTATCCCCCAGCTTTTCGCGCCGGCCTCCCTCACCGCGTTTTCCGATGAGGTGGAACACACGCGGCGGGTCATCGCCTCGCAGGATCCGGTGCGCCTCGTTATGCTCCAGGACACGATACGGCGCCGCGACGACGTGTGTGCGCGTCTACACGAGATCACCTGCCCCTGCGCGGTGATCGGCGGGACGGAGGACGCGCTCATCCCTTCTGCCAGATTTCAGGAGATCCACGATGGATTGCCCGACTCGACACTCGACATCATCGAGGGGGCGGGCCACATGACACCGATCGAAGCAGCCGATCGGGTTTCGTTCGCGCTCGATCAGCTCATGCAGCGCGCCGGAATGTGGATGTAG